In Anser cygnoides isolate HZ-2024a breed goose chromosome 14, Taihu_goose_T2T_genome, whole genome shotgun sequence, one genomic interval encodes:
- the BRD8 gene encoding bromodomain-containing protein 8 isoform X4, whose product MGKGVRMRTPPGGLCARLRPAARSGRAGKMAAGTGKHKLLGAGPTEPWSIREKLCLASSVMRSGDQNWVSVSRAIKPFAEPGRPPDWFSQKHCASQYSELLETTETPKRKRGEKGEVVETVEDVIVRKLTAERVEELKKIIKETQEKYRQLKKDAELIQAGHMDNRLEELCNEIMIKKKMEEEEAEVKRKATDAAYQARQAIKNPPRRLTGVMVRSPAGSTSPGGDYALGDLSQPAVDEASPGVTPGTLPSTPVASFIGIPDTPPGSAPLDAPMTPVTDDSPQKKMLGQKATPPPSPLLSELLKKGSLLPTSPRLVGENEMAVASGHMNSSGVLLEVGSVLPVLHSGEMQSAPGAVPASPAASGAPTLSRLLEAGPAQFTSPLASFSAVASEPPAKLLPPPVEPVSQATIVMMPTLSAPSVVPPAAAPESVATVSQPEACVSMEAVSDSHTVTVSMDSSEISMIIDSIKKECLGSAAGSAAGSSKDHCMDGKEDLDLAEKMDIAVSYTGEELDFDTVGNIIAIIEDKVDDNPEVLDAAVVEAALSSFCEDTDDPQALPGPWEHPIRQEHEKQAQIPQVSVTVKQERLECEEPEAKGIRELMGIGELGSEIKTEPAEQEQNQLGAEETIPATARVTETPELRSQEIEEDQRAAVAAGESSEIEIESTKGEDTMHSTVKTETPPDDDSSPPQVPNVSEDSSQADVQHKFELSDSMKEEARALFRSQMKDGQGEEDDEDGASEAASLEEPKEEDQGEGYLSEMDNEPPVSESDDGFSVHNAPLQSHTLADSIPSSPASSQFSVCSEDQEAIQAQKIWKKAIMLVWRAAANHRYANVFLQPVTDDIAPGYHSIVQRPMDLSTIKKNIENGLIRTTAEFQRDIMLMFQNAVMYNSSDHDVYHMAVEMQRDVLEQIQQFLATQLIMQTSESGISAKSLRGRDSTRKQDASEKDSVPMGSPAFLLSLFDGGTRGRRCAIEADMKMKK is encoded by the exons ATGGGTAAGGGCGTGCGCATGCGCACACCTCCCGGCGGGCTCTGCGCGCGGCTCCGTCCTGCGGCGCGCTCGGGCCGGGCGGGGAAGATGGCGGCGGGGACGGGAA AGCACAAGCTGCTGGGCGCTGGCCCCACCGAGCCCTGGTCCATCCGCGAGAAGCTCTGCCTGGCCTCCTCCGTCATGCGCAGCGGCGACCAGAACTG GGTCTCAGTCAGCAGAGCCATCAAGCCTTTTGCAGAGCCAGGCCGCCCACCTGACTGGTTTTCCCAAAAG catTGTGCATCTCAGTATTCAGAGCTCTTGGAGACTACAGAGACCCCTAA GAGAAAACGTGGCGAGAAGGGAGAGGTGGTGGAAACTGTGGAAGATGTTATTGTGCGGAAACTGACTGCAGAACGAGTTGAGGAGTTGAAGAAAATTATCAAAGAAACACAAGAGAAATACAG GCAACTCAAGAAGGATGCAGAGCTGATCCAGGCTGGACACATGGATAACAGACTGGAGGAGCTGTGCAATGAGATTATGAT aaagaaaaaaatggaggaggaggaggcagaagtcAAGAGGAAGGCTACAGATGCTGCTTATCAGG ctcGTCAGGCCATTAAGAATCCACCACGAAGATTAACGGGTGTGATGGTTCGCTCCCCTGCAGGTTCAACCTCTCCAGGGGGAGACTATGCTCTGGGAGATCTGTCTCAGCCTGCTGTGGATGAGGCCAGCCCGGGG gtCACTCCAGGGACATTGCCCAGCACCCCAGTTGCCTCCTTCATTGGAATCCCTGACACCCCTCCAGGCTCTGCTCCCCTGGATGCCCCCATGACCCCAGTCACTGATGATTCACCCCAGAAAAAGATGCTAGGACAAAAAGCAACTccgcctccttcccctctgctctcagAGCTGCTGAAGAAGGGCAGTCTCCTGCCCACAAGCCCCAGGCTG GTTGGTGAAAACGAAATGGCAGTAGCTTCTGGTCACATGAACAGCTCGGGAGTCCTGCTGGAGGTAGGAAGCGTCCTCCCAGTGCTGCACAGTGGGGAAATGCAGTCGGCACCTGGTGCTGTCCCTGCATCTCCTGCTGCTTCAG GTGCTCCTACGCTTTCCCGGCTTTTAGAAGCTGGTCCTGCGCAGTTCACCTCACCTCTTGCTTCCTTCTCCGCTGTTGCCAGCGAACCTCCAGCTAAGCTCCTGCCACCCCCAGTAGAGCCTGTGTCGCAGGCAACAATTGTCATGATGCCCACGCTGTCAGCACCATCCGTTgtgccaccagctgcagctccagaaAGCGTAGCCACAG TGAGCCAGCCCGAAGCCTGTGTTTCCATGGAGGCAGTGTCTGATTCTCATACAGTGACGGTGTCCATGGACAGCAGCGAAATATCCATGATCATTGACTCCATCAAGAAAGAGTGCCTGGGTTCTGCGGCTGGCAGCGCTGCAGGCTCTTCCAAAGATCACTGCATGGATGGGAAAGAAGACCTGGATTTGGCTGAGAAGATGGATATTGCGGTGTCCTATACAGGGGAAGAGCTGGACTTTGATACTGTTGGAAATATCATAGCCATCATTGAGGACAAG GTAGACGACAACCCCGAAGTCCTGGATGCAGCAGTTGTTGAAGctgctctgtcttctttttgcGAAGATACTGATGACCCTCAGGCCCTGCCTGGCCCGTGGGAACACCCAATTCGTCAGGAGCACGAGAAACAGGCCCAGATACCCCAAGTGTCTGTGACTGTGAAGCAGGAGAGACTGGAGTGTGAGGAGCCGGAGGCAAAGGGAATTCGAGAGCTAATGGGCATTGGAGAGCTGGGAtcagaaataaagacagaacctgcagagcaggagcagaatCAGCTGGGCGCTGAGGAAACCATACCGGCAACTGCAAGAGTGACAGAAACACCAGAGCTAAGGAGTCAAGAGATAGAAGAGGATCAAAGagcagctgtggcagcaggAGAGAGTTCTGAAATTGAGATAGAATCGACCAAGGGAGAAGACACGATGCACAGCACGGTGAAGACAGAG ACCCCACCTGATGATGATTCATCCCCTCCACAAGTCCCAAATGTGAGTGAAGACTCCTCACAGGCTGATGTTCAGCACAAATTTGAGCTGTCAG ACTCAATGAAGGAGGAAGCCCGAGCCCTGTTTAGGAGTCAGATGAAG GATGGGCAGGGTGAAGAGGATGATGAGGATGGTGCCAGTGAGGCCGCCAGTTTGGAGGAGCCCAAAGAAGAAGATCAGGGTGAGGGATATCTGTCAGAGATGGATAACGAACCCCCTGTGAGTGAGAGCGACGATGGCTTCAGTGTCCATAATGCACCTTTACAGTCGCACACGCTAGCCGACTCCATCCCCAGCAGCCCGGCCTCCTCGCAGTT ctcagTGTGCAGTGAGGATCAGGAAGCAATACAGGCCCAGAAGATCTGGAAGAAAGCCATCATGCTAGTTTGGAGAGCAGCAGCTAATCACAG GTATGCTAATGTCTTCCTCCAGCCTGTGACTGATGATATAGCACCAGGCTACCACAGTATTGTGCAAAG GCCAATGGATTTATCTACAATCAAAAAGAACATTGAGAATGGGCTGATACGAACCACAGCTGAATTCCAGCGTGATATTATGCTGATGTTTCAAAATGCAGTTATGTACAACAGCTCAGACCACGATGTGTACCACATGGCTGTGGAGATGCAGCGAGATGTCCTGGAGCAGATCCAG CAATTTCTGGCCACGCAACTGATCATGCAAACATCAGAGTCAGGGATCAGTGCAAAGAGCCTGCGTGGGCGAGACTCCACTCGCAAGCAAGACGCTTCGGAGAAG GACAGTGTCCCAATGGgctctcctgccttccttctctctctcttt GATGGAGGCACCAGAGGGCGTCGCTGTGCCATCGAGGCAGacatgaagatgaagaaatga
- the BRD8 gene encoding bromodomain-containing protein 8 isoform X7 produces MGKGVRMRTPPGGLCARLRPAARSGRAGKMAAGTGKHKLLGAGPTEPWSIREKLCLASSVMRSGDQNWVSVSRAIKPFAEPGRPPDWFSQKHCASQYSELLETTETPKRKRGEKGEVVETVEDVIVRKLTAERVEELKKIIKETQEKYRQLKKDAELIQAGHMDNRLEELCNEIMIKKKMEEEEAEVKRKATDAAYQARQAIKNPPRRLTGVMVRSPAGSTSPGGDYALGDLSQPAVDEASPGVTPGTLPSTPVASFIGIPDTPPGSAPLDAPMTPVTDDSPQKKMLGQKATPPPSPLLSELLKKGSLLPTSPRLVGENEMAVASGHMNSSGVLLEVGSVLPVLHSGEMQSAPGAVPASPAASVSQPEACVSMEAVSDSHTVTVSMDSSEISMIIDSIKKECLGSAAGSAAGSSKDHCMDGKEDLDLAEKMDIAVSYTGEELDFDTVGNIIAIIEDKVDDNPEVLDAAVVEAALSSFCEDTDDPQALPGPWEHPIRQEHEKQAQIPQVSVTVKQERLECEEPEAKGIRELMGIGELGSEIKTEPAEQEQNQLGAEETIPATARVTETPELRSQEIEEDQRAAVAAGESSEIEIESTKGEDTMHSTVKTETPPDDDSSPPQVPNVSEDSSQADVQHKFELSDSMKEEARALFRSQMKDGQGEEDDEDGASEAASLEEPKEEDQGEGYLSEMDNEPPVSESDDGFSVHNAPLQSHTLADSIPSSPASSQFSVCSEDQEAIQAQKIWKKAIMLVWRAAANHRYANVFLQPVTDDIAPGYHSIVQRPMDLSTIKKNIENGLIRTTAEFQRDIMLMFQNAVMYNSSDHDVYHMAVEMQRDVLEQIQQFLATQLIMQTSESGISAKSLRGRDSTRKQDASEKDGGTRGRRCAIEADMKMKK; encoded by the exons ATGGGTAAGGGCGTGCGCATGCGCACACCTCCCGGCGGGCTCTGCGCGCGGCTCCGTCCTGCGGCGCGCTCGGGCCGGGCGGGGAAGATGGCGGCGGGGACGGGAA AGCACAAGCTGCTGGGCGCTGGCCCCACCGAGCCCTGGTCCATCCGCGAGAAGCTCTGCCTGGCCTCCTCCGTCATGCGCAGCGGCGACCAGAACTG GGTCTCAGTCAGCAGAGCCATCAAGCCTTTTGCAGAGCCAGGCCGCCCACCTGACTGGTTTTCCCAAAAG catTGTGCATCTCAGTATTCAGAGCTCTTGGAGACTACAGAGACCCCTAA GAGAAAACGTGGCGAGAAGGGAGAGGTGGTGGAAACTGTGGAAGATGTTATTGTGCGGAAACTGACTGCAGAACGAGTTGAGGAGTTGAAGAAAATTATCAAAGAAACACAAGAGAAATACAG GCAACTCAAGAAGGATGCAGAGCTGATCCAGGCTGGACACATGGATAACAGACTGGAGGAGCTGTGCAATGAGATTATGAT aaagaaaaaaatggaggaggaggaggcagaagtcAAGAGGAAGGCTACAGATGCTGCTTATCAGG ctcGTCAGGCCATTAAGAATCCACCACGAAGATTAACGGGTGTGATGGTTCGCTCCCCTGCAGGTTCAACCTCTCCAGGGGGAGACTATGCTCTGGGAGATCTGTCTCAGCCTGCTGTGGATGAGGCCAGCCCGGGG gtCACTCCAGGGACATTGCCCAGCACCCCAGTTGCCTCCTTCATTGGAATCCCTGACACCCCTCCAGGCTCTGCTCCCCTGGATGCCCCCATGACCCCAGTCACTGATGATTCACCCCAGAAAAAGATGCTAGGACAAAAAGCAACTccgcctccttcccctctgctctcagAGCTGCTGAAGAAGGGCAGTCTCCTGCCCACAAGCCCCAGGCTG GTTGGTGAAAACGAAATGGCAGTAGCTTCTGGTCACATGAACAGCTCGGGAGTCCTGCTGGAGGTAGGAAGCGTCCTCCCAGTGCTGCACAGTGGGGAAATGCAGTCGGCACCTGGTGCTGTCCCTGCATCTCCTGCTGCTTCAG TGAGCCAGCCCGAAGCCTGTGTTTCCATGGAGGCAGTGTCTGATTCTCATACAGTGACGGTGTCCATGGACAGCAGCGAAATATCCATGATCATTGACTCCATCAAGAAAGAGTGCCTGGGTTCTGCGGCTGGCAGCGCTGCAGGCTCTTCCAAAGATCACTGCATGGATGGGAAAGAAGACCTGGATTTGGCTGAGAAGATGGATATTGCGGTGTCCTATACAGGGGAAGAGCTGGACTTTGATACTGTTGGAAATATCATAGCCATCATTGAGGACAAG GTAGACGACAACCCCGAAGTCCTGGATGCAGCAGTTGTTGAAGctgctctgtcttctttttgcGAAGATACTGATGACCCTCAGGCCCTGCCTGGCCCGTGGGAACACCCAATTCGTCAGGAGCACGAGAAACAGGCCCAGATACCCCAAGTGTCTGTGACTGTGAAGCAGGAGAGACTGGAGTGTGAGGAGCCGGAGGCAAAGGGAATTCGAGAGCTAATGGGCATTGGAGAGCTGGGAtcagaaataaagacagaacctgcagagcaggagcagaatCAGCTGGGCGCTGAGGAAACCATACCGGCAACTGCAAGAGTGACAGAAACACCAGAGCTAAGGAGTCAAGAGATAGAAGAGGATCAAAGagcagctgtggcagcaggAGAGAGTTCTGAAATTGAGATAGAATCGACCAAGGGAGAAGACACGATGCACAGCACGGTGAAGACAGAG ACCCCACCTGATGATGATTCATCCCCTCCACAAGTCCCAAATGTGAGTGAAGACTCCTCACAGGCTGATGTTCAGCACAAATTTGAGCTGTCAG ACTCAATGAAGGAGGAAGCCCGAGCCCTGTTTAGGAGTCAGATGAAG GATGGGCAGGGTGAAGAGGATGATGAGGATGGTGCCAGTGAGGCCGCCAGTTTGGAGGAGCCCAAAGAAGAAGATCAGGGTGAGGGATATCTGTCAGAGATGGATAACGAACCCCCTGTGAGTGAGAGCGACGATGGCTTCAGTGTCCATAATGCACCTTTACAGTCGCACACGCTAGCCGACTCCATCCCCAGCAGCCCGGCCTCCTCGCAGTT ctcagTGTGCAGTGAGGATCAGGAAGCAATACAGGCCCAGAAGATCTGGAAGAAAGCCATCATGCTAGTTTGGAGAGCAGCAGCTAATCACAG GTATGCTAATGTCTTCCTCCAGCCTGTGACTGATGATATAGCACCAGGCTACCACAGTATTGTGCAAAG GCCAATGGATTTATCTACAATCAAAAAGAACATTGAGAATGGGCTGATACGAACCACAGCTGAATTCCAGCGTGATATTATGCTGATGTTTCAAAATGCAGTTATGTACAACAGCTCAGACCACGATGTGTACCACATGGCTGTGGAGATGCAGCGAGATGTCCTGGAGCAGATCCAG CAATTTCTGGCCACGCAACTGATCATGCAAACATCAGAGTCAGGGATCAGTGCAAAGAGCCTGCGTGGGCGAGACTCCACTCGCAAGCAAGACGCTTCGGAGAAG GATGGAGGCACCAGAGGGCGTCGCTGTGCCATCGAGGCAGacatgaagatgaagaaatga
- the BRD8 gene encoding bromodomain-containing protein 8 isoform X6, with protein MGKGVRMRTPPGGLCARLRPAARSGRAGKMAAGTGKHKLLGAGPTEPWSIREKLCLASSVMRSGDQNWVSVSRAIKPFAEPGRPPDWFSQKHCASQYSELLETTETPKRKRGEKGEVVETVEDVIVRKLTAERVEELKKIIKETQEKYRQLKKDAELIQAGHMDNRLEELCNEIMIKKKMEEEEAEVKRKATDAAYQARQAIKNPPRRLTGVMVRSPAGSTSPGGDYALGDLSQPAVDEASPGVGENEMAVASGHMNSSGVLLEVGSVLPVLHSGEMQSAPGAVPASPAASGAPTLSRLLEAGPAQFTSPLASFSAVASEPPAKLLPPPVEPVSQATIVMMPTLSAPSVVPPAAAPESVATVSQPEACVSMEAVSDSHTVTVSMDSSEISMIIDSIKKECLGSAAGSAAGSSKDHCMDGKEDLDLAEKMDIAVSYTGEELDFDTVGNIIAIIEDKVDDNPEVLDAAVVEAALSSFCEDTDDPQALPGPWEHPIRQEHEKQAQIPQVSVTVKQERLECEEPEAKGIRELMGIGELGSEIKTEPAEQEQNQLGAEETIPATARVTETPELRSQEIEEDQRAAVAAGESSEIEIESTKGEDTMHSTVKTETPPDDDSSPPQVPNVSEDSSQADVQHKFELSDSMKEEARALFRSQMKDGQGEEDDEDGASEAASLEEPKEEDQGEGYLSEMDNEPPVSESDDGFSVHNAPLQSHTLADSIPSSPASSQFSVCSEDQEAIQAQKIWKKAIMLVWRAAANHRYANVFLQPVTDDIAPGYHSIVQRPMDLSTIKKNIENGLIRTTAEFQRDIMLMFQNAVMYNSSDHDVYHMAVEMQRDVLEQIQQFLATQLIMQTSESGISAKSLRGRDSTRKQDASEKDSVPMGSPAFLLSLFDGGTRGRRCAIEADMKMKK; from the exons ATGGGTAAGGGCGTGCGCATGCGCACACCTCCCGGCGGGCTCTGCGCGCGGCTCCGTCCTGCGGCGCGCTCGGGCCGGGCGGGGAAGATGGCGGCGGGGACGGGAA AGCACAAGCTGCTGGGCGCTGGCCCCACCGAGCCCTGGTCCATCCGCGAGAAGCTCTGCCTGGCCTCCTCCGTCATGCGCAGCGGCGACCAGAACTG GGTCTCAGTCAGCAGAGCCATCAAGCCTTTTGCAGAGCCAGGCCGCCCACCTGACTGGTTTTCCCAAAAG catTGTGCATCTCAGTATTCAGAGCTCTTGGAGACTACAGAGACCCCTAA GAGAAAACGTGGCGAGAAGGGAGAGGTGGTGGAAACTGTGGAAGATGTTATTGTGCGGAAACTGACTGCAGAACGAGTTGAGGAGTTGAAGAAAATTATCAAAGAAACACAAGAGAAATACAG GCAACTCAAGAAGGATGCAGAGCTGATCCAGGCTGGACACATGGATAACAGACTGGAGGAGCTGTGCAATGAGATTATGAT aaagaaaaaaatggaggaggaggaggcagaagtcAAGAGGAAGGCTACAGATGCTGCTTATCAGG ctcGTCAGGCCATTAAGAATCCACCACGAAGATTAACGGGTGTGATGGTTCGCTCCCCTGCAGGTTCAACCTCTCCAGGGGGAGACTATGCTCTGGGAGATCTGTCTCAGCCTGCTGTGGATGAGGCCAGCCCGGGG GTTGGTGAAAACGAAATGGCAGTAGCTTCTGGTCACATGAACAGCTCGGGAGTCCTGCTGGAGGTAGGAAGCGTCCTCCCAGTGCTGCACAGTGGGGAAATGCAGTCGGCACCTGGTGCTGTCCCTGCATCTCCTGCTGCTTCAG GTGCTCCTACGCTTTCCCGGCTTTTAGAAGCTGGTCCTGCGCAGTTCACCTCACCTCTTGCTTCCTTCTCCGCTGTTGCCAGCGAACCTCCAGCTAAGCTCCTGCCACCCCCAGTAGAGCCTGTGTCGCAGGCAACAATTGTCATGATGCCCACGCTGTCAGCACCATCCGTTgtgccaccagctgcagctccagaaAGCGTAGCCACAG TGAGCCAGCCCGAAGCCTGTGTTTCCATGGAGGCAGTGTCTGATTCTCATACAGTGACGGTGTCCATGGACAGCAGCGAAATATCCATGATCATTGACTCCATCAAGAAAGAGTGCCTGGGTTCTGCGGCTGGCAGCGCTGCAGGCTCTTCCAAAGATCACTGCATGGATGGGAAAGAAGACCTGGATTTGGCTGAGAAGATGGATATTGCGGTGTCCTATACAGGGGAAGAGCTGGACTTTGATACTGTTGGAAATATCATAGCCATCATTGAGGACAAG GTAGACGACAACCCCGAAGTCCTGGATGCAGCAGTTGTTGAAGctgctctgtcttctttttgcGAAGATACTGATGACCCTCAGGCCCTGCCTGGCCCGTGGGAACACCCAATTCGTCAGGAGCACGAGAAACAGGCCCAGATACCCCAAGTGTCTGTGACTGTGAAGCAGGAGAGACTGGAGTGTGAGGAGCCGGAGGCAAAGGGAATTCGAGAGCTAATGGGCATTGGAGAGCTGGGAtcagaaataaagacagaacctgcagagcaggagcagaatCAGCTGGGCGCTGAGGAAACCATACCGGCAACTGCAAGAGTGACAGAAACACCAGAGCTAAGGAGTCAAGAGATAGAAGAGGATCAAAGagcagctgtggcagcaggAGAGAGTTCTGAAATTGAGATAGAATCGACCAAGGGAGAAGACACGATGCACAGCACGGTGAAGACAGAG ACCCCACCTGATGATGATTCATCCCCTCCACAAGTCCCAAATGTGAGTGAAGACTCCTCACAGGCTGATGTTCAGCACAAATTTGAGCTGTCAG ACTCAATGAAGGAGGAAGCCCGAGCCCTGTTTAGGAGTCAGATGAAG GATGGGCAGGGTGAAGAGGATGATGAGGATGGTGCCAGTGAGGCCGCCAGTTTGGAGGAGCCCAAAGAAGAAGATCAGGGTGAGGGATATCTGTCAGAGATGGATAACGAACCCCCTGTGAGTGAGAGCGACGATGGCTTCAGTGTCCATAATGCACCTTTACAGTCGCACACGCTAGCCGACTCCATCCCCAGCAGCCCGGCCTCCTCGCAGTT ctcagTGTGCAGTGAGGATCAGGAAGCAATACAGGCCCAGAAGATCTGGAAGAAAGCCATCATGCTAGTTTGGAGAGCAGCAGCTAATCACAG GTATGCTAATGTCTTCCTCCAGCCTGTGACTGATGATATAGCACCAGGCTACCACAGTATTGTGCAAAG GCCAATGGATTTATCTACAATCAAAAAGAACATTGAGAATGGGCTGATACGAACCACAGCTGAATTCCAGCGTGATATTATGCTGATGTTTCAAAATGCAGTTATGTACAACAGCTCAGACCACGATGTGTACCACATGGCTGTGGAGATGCAGCGAGATGTCCTGGAGCAGATCCAG CAATTTCTGGCCACGCAACTGATCATGCAAACATCAGAGTCAGGGATCAGTGCAAAGAGCCTGCGTGGGCGAGACTCCACTCGCAAGCAAGACGCTTCGGAGAAG GACAGTGTCCCAATGGgctctcctgccttccttctctctctcttt GATGGAGGCACCAGAGGGCGTCGCTGTGCCATCGAGGCAGacatgaagatgaagaaatga